A single region of the Sorghum bicolor cultivar BTx623 chromosome 7, Sorghum_bicolor_NCBIv3, whole genome shotgun sequence genome encodes:
- the LOC8057899 gene encoding squamosa promoter-binding-like protein 15: MQREVGPQVAPPLFLHQIQPMPPHAAAAKKRGHPWPAAAGAAVAPAEAAAGNWNPRLWDWDSRALTARPSSDALRLAGGQQPQPSAKAAEAQRQGTAGGNGALNLQLGLREDAATPMDASPTAPAASSSPSPPPASASAGQEPVVRPSKRVRSGSPGSAGGGSGGGGAANGGAGYPMCQVDDCRADLTSAKDYHRRHKVCETHSKTTKAVVANQAQRFCQQCSRFHPLAEFDEGKRSCRRRLAGHNRRRRKTQPTDVASQLLLPGNQENAANRTQDIVNLITVIARLQGSNVGKVPSIPPIPDKQNLVEIISKINSLNNTTSAAKSPPSEVVDLNASQEQQEQRQDSVEKTTNGIDKQTVPSTMDLLGVFSTGLATSTPETNTSQSQGSSDSSGNNKSKSHSTEPATVVNSHDKPTRDFPAAGFMRSNSTHESRPHIYKQIEQETRPYLSLQLFGSTEADIPPKMDSVNKYLSSESSNPLDERSPSSSPPITRKFFPIHSVDEEVRHPHITDYGEDATMGEVSTSQAWCAPPLDLFKDSERPVENGSPPNPGYQSCYASTSCSDHSPSTSNSDGQDRTGRIIFKLFGKEPSTIPGNLRDDIVNWLKHSPTEMEGYIRPGCIVLSMYLSMAAIAWDELEENLLQRVNSLVQSSDMDFWRKGRFLVRTDSQLVSYKAGMTRLSKSWRTWNTPELTFVSPIAVVGGRKTSLILKGRNLSIPGTQIHCTSIGKYISKEVLCSAYPGTIYDDSGVETFDLPGQPDLILGRCFIEVENRFRGNSFPVIVASSSVCQELRNLEVELEDSQVLDVPSDGQIHDSRQSKTRVQVLHFLNELGWLFQRASACTLSTRSDMSDLDLIKFSTARFKYLLLFSSERDWCSLTKTLLDILAKRSLVSKELSKETMEMLAEIHLLNRAVKRKSRSMVHLLVQFVVICPDNSKVYPFLPNLPGPGGLTPLHLAASIENAEDIVDALTDDPQQIGLTCWQSVLDEDGQSPETYAKLRNHNSYNELVAQKLVDVKNNQVTITVNGDEICMDQLGNVGDHKQSGVQALQIRSCSQCAILESGVLRQPVRSRGLLARPYIHSMLAIAAVCVCVCVFMRALLRINSGKSFKWERLDFGTI, translated from the exons ATGCAGAGGGAGGTGGGGCCGCAAGTGGCCCCTCCGCTCTTCCTCCACCAGATCCAGCCGATGCCtccccacgccgccgccgcgaagAAGCGCGGCCACCCGTGgcctgccgccgccggcgccgccgtggCGCCCGCGGAGGCCGCCGCCGGGAACTGGAACCCCAGGCTGTGGGACTGGGACAGCCGCGCCCTCACCGCCAGGCCGTCCTCCGATGCGCTCCGCCTCGCCGGTGGCCAGCAGCCCCAGCCATCAGCCAAGGCGGCTGAGGCGCAGCGCCAGGGGACCGCCGGGGGAAACGGCGCGCTGAACCTGCAGCTCGGTCTGCGAGAAGACGCCGCGACGCCGATGGACGCCAGCCCGACGGCTCCCgcggcgtcgtcgtcgccgtcccCGCCTCCTGCTTCGGCTTCGGCGGGGCAGGAGCCGGTGGTTAGGCCGAGCAAGCGCGTGCGGTCCGGATCGCCGGGCAGCGCTGGGGGAGGATCGGGCGGCGGTGGGGCTGCCAACGGAGGCGCGGGCTACCCGATGTGCCAGGTGGATGACTGCCGAGCGGATCTGACCAGCGCCAAGGATTATCACCGGAGGCACAAGGTCTGCGAGACCCACAGCAAGACCACCAAGGCGGTCGTCGCCAACCAGGCGCAGCGCTTCTGCCAGCAGTGTAGTAG ATTTCACCCACTCGCGGAGTTTGATGAGGGTAAGAGGAGCTGCCGGCGTAGGCTTGCTGGCCACAACCGGCGAAGAAGAAAAACCCAGCCAACAGATGTTGCTTCTCAGTTGCTGCTACCTGGGAACCAAgaaaatgcagcaaataggacaCAAGATATTGTCAATCTAATTACAGTGATTGCGCGTTTGCAAG GTTCTAATGTTGGTAAAGTGCCTAGCATCCCTCCCATACCAGATAAACAAAATCTGGTTGAAATTATAAGCAAAATAAATTCATTGAACAACACGACCTCTGCGGCGAAGTCTCCTCCATCAGAAGTCGTTGATTTGAATGCTTCGCAAGAGCAACAAGAGCAACGGCAGGATTCTGTGGAGAAGACGACCAACGGAATTGACAAGCAAACTGTGCCATCAACCATGGACTTGCTAGGAGTTTTTTCAACTGGCCTTGCAACTTCGACACCTGAGACAAATACATCTCAGTCCCAAGGGAGCAGTGACAGCAGTGGTAATAACAAGAGCAAGAGCCATTCAACCGAGCCAGCAACTGTTGTGAATTCACATGATAAACCAACCCGAGATTTTCCTGCTGCTGGTTTCATGAGAAGCAACAGCACTCACGAGAGCCGACCTCATATATACAAGCAGATAGAACAAGAAACCAGACCATACTTGTCACTGCAGCTGTTTGGCAGCACTGAGGCGGATATCCCACCTAAGATGGACTCGGTGAATAAGTACTTATCTTCTGAGAGTAGTAATCCTCTGGATGAGAGATCTCCTTCATCCTCTCCGCCAATAACCCGCAAGTTTTTCCCCATACATTCGGTTGATGAAGAGGTTCGACACCCTCATATTACAGATTATGGGGAAGATGCTACAATGGGTGAAGTTAGCACAAGCCAGGCATGGTGTGCACCACCACTTGATCTCTTCAAGGATTCAGAACGCCCCGTCGAGAATGGATCGCCGCCAAATCCTGGTTACCAGTCCTGCTATGCTTCAACATCTTGTTCAGACCATTCACCTTCAACCTCGAACTCAGATGGACAG GATCGGACTGGTAGGATTATTTTCAAGCTGTTTGGCAAGGAACCTAGCACAATACCTGGGAACCTTCGTGACGAT ATAGTAAATTGGCTCAAACACAGCCCTACTGAAATGGAGGGATACATTCGACCTGGTTGCATTGTACTATCCATGTACCTATCAATGGCGGCTATTGCATGGGATGAG CTTGAAGAAAATCTCCTCCAGAGAGTAAACTCATTAGTTCAAAGTTCTGATATGGATTTCTGGAGGAAAGGAAGGTTTTTAGTTCGAACTGACTCCCAGTTGGTATCTTATAAAGCGG GAATGACCCGTTTATCGAAATCGTGGAGAACATGGAATACCCCTGAATTGACCTTTGTGTCACCAATTGCTGTTGTTGGTGGCCGGAAGACTTCCCTCATTCTTAAAGGCCGCAATCTATCTATTCCTGGCACACA GATCCATTGTACAAGTATAGGGAAGTACATATCCAAAGAAGTTCTGTGCTCAGCATATCCAGGTACCATATATGATGATTCAGGTGTTGAGACCTTTGACTTGCCAGGACAACCAGATCTTATTCTTGGACGCTGCTTTATTGAG GTGGAAAACAGGTTCAGGGGTAACAGCTTCCCTGTGATTGTTGCAAGTTCAAGTGTTTGCCAGGAGTTGAGAAACCTAGAAGTTGAGCTTGAGGATTCACAGGTTCTTGATGTTCCTTCTGATGGTCAGATTCATGACTCTCGGCAGTCAAAGACAAGGGTTCAAGTTCTGCACTTCCTTAATGAACTTGGCTGGCTTTTTCAGAGGGCTTCTGCCTGTACATTGTCCACCAGATCTGATATGTCTGATTTGGATTTGATTAAGTTTTCAACTGCACGGTTCAAATATCTTTTACTGTTCTCTAGTGAGCGTGACTGGTGCTCTCTTACTAAAACACTTCTGGATATTCTTGCTAAGAGAAGCTTGGTCAGCAAGGAACTATCAAAGGAAACAATGGAGATGCTGGCTGAGATTCATCTTCTGAACAGAGCAGTAAAAAGAAAGAGTAGGAGCATGGTGCATTTGCTTGTACAGTTTGTTGTAATTTGCCCTGATAATTCCAAGGTTTACCCCTTCCTTCCAAATTTGCCTGGCCCTGGTGGTTTAACTCCGTTGCATCTTGCTGCATCCATTGAGAATGCAGAGGATATTGTGGATGCCTTGACAGATGATCCTCAACAG ATTGGTTTGACCTGTTGGCAGTCAGTTCTAGACGAAGATGGCCAATCTCCTGAAACATATGCCAAGTTGAGGAATCATAATTCTTATAATGAGCTTGTAGCACAAAAGCTGGTGGACGTGAAGAACAACCAGGTTACTATAACAGTTAATGGCGATGAAATTTGTATGGATCAGTTAGGGAATGTTGGTGACCATAAACAATCTGGGGTTCAGGCGTTGCAAATAAGATCTTGCTCCCAGTGTGCCATTTTGGAGTCTGGTGTGCTAAGGCAGCCGGTGCGATCAAGGGGATTGCTTGCTCGGCCTTATATCCATTCCATGCTTGCTATAGCAGCAGTCTGCGTCTGCGTCTGTGTATTCATGCGAGCTTTGCTGCGGATTAATTCTGGTAAATCCTTCAAGTGGGAAAGGCTGGATTTTGGTACAATATAA